The proteins below are encoded in one region of Desulfobacteraceae bacterium:
- a CDS encoding FAD binding domain-containing protein: MSAAGYFRPRTLSEALTYLAENAAGIEIVAGGTDVMVDLRAGAITPECLLDVSRLEPLREIALTAEGLAVGAAVTIAEIQRSPLIKTHAPALQKSTVNFASQQIRNVATIGGNVAHCSPCGDTLPALVIHEARAVLASPRGERLVAVEEIASGPYLCALPKDELIVRFILKPAAVAFADFQKIGRRKELAIARMSMAYMANKDSAGRIGFLRFSLGSCTPTPQRMPRVEAMLLGQVPSVGLLWEAGRVLAENMIAITGRRSSAVYKEPAIQGLFMRMLHPMV; this comes from the coding sequence ATGAGCGCGGCGGGCTATTTCAGGCCCCGGACGCTGTCCGAGGCCCTGACCTATCTGGCCGAAAACGCTGCTGGAATCGAAATCGTCGCCGGCGGCACCGACGTGATGGTGGACCTTCGGGCGGGGGCGATCACCCCCGAATGCCTGCTGGATGTCAGCCGCCTGGAGCCCCTGCGGGAGATCGCCCTGACCGCGGAGGGGCTTGCGGTGGGGGCGGCGGTGACCATCGCCGAGATCCAGCGCTCGCCGCTGATCAAAACCCACGCCCCGGCGCTTCAGAAAAGCACCGTCAACTTTGCCAGCCAGCAGATCCGAAATGTCGCCACCATCGGCGGCAATGTCGCCCACTGCTCCCCCTGCGGCGACACCCTGCCGGCGCTGGTGATTCACGAGGCCCGGGCGGTGCTGGCCAGCCCCCGCGGCGAACGCCTGGTGGCGGTCGAAGAGATCGCCTCGGGGCCCTACCTGTGCGCCCTGCCCAAAGACGAACTGATCGTGCGTTTCATACTCAAGCCCGCCGCGGTGGCCTTCGCCGATTTCCAGAAGATCGGGCGGCGCAAGGAGCTGGCCATCGCCCGGATGAGCATGGCCTACATGGCCAACAAGGACAGCGCGGGTCGGATCGGCTTCCTGCGCTTTTCGCTGGGATCCTGCACCCCCACCCCGCAGCGCATGCCGCGGGTGGAGGCGATGCTGCTGGGGCAGGTGCCCAGCGTCGGGCTGCTCTGGGAGGCTGGCCGGGTGCTGGCCGAAAACATGATCGCCATTACCGGCCGCAGGTCCTCGGCGGTCTACAAGGAGCCGGCGATCCAAGGGCTTTTCATGCGTATGCTGCATCCGATGGTGTGA
- a CDS encoding (2Fe-2S)-binding protein codes for MAFTLNGQPRALDIPATASALQVIRDVIGLTGTKEGCGIGECGACTIEVDGKAVNSCLMLGAQLDGSEVLTVEGLAPESGLHPLQAAFLDRHGVQCGFCTPGLLMSTHALLRENPRPDHGQVSKAIAGNICRCTGYQQIFASIAEAVGRGGREGEP; via the coding sequence CAGCCCCGGGCCCTGGACATTCCCGCGACGGCCAGCGCGCTGCAGGTGATCCGCGATGTGATCGGCCTCACGGGTACCAAGGAGGGCTGCGGGATCGGCGAGTGCGGCGCATGCACCATCGAGGTGGACGGAAAAGCCGTCAATTCCTGCCTGATGCTGGGTGCCCAACTGGACGGCAGCGAGGTGCTGACCGTGGAGGGACTGGCCCCCGAGAGCGGACTGCACCCGCTGCAGGCGGCGTTCCTGGACCGGCACGGCGTGCAGTGCGGTTTCTGCACCCCCGGACTGTTGATGAGCACCCATGCCCTTTTGAGGGAAAACCCCCGCCCGGACCACGGGCAGGTTTCCAAGGCGATCGCGGGCAATATTTGCCGCTGCACCGGCTACCAGCAGATCTTCGCGTCAATTGCCGAGGCCGTCGGCCGCGGCGGCCGGGAGGGTGAGCCATGA